The DNA window ATACGAAATTTCAATTTCATATAAATTCAAAGCTGCTTTCAAACTATATAATCTTTCTCTAATATCAAATAATATGTTTAACTTTCCATCCCTCTCTCCTTCCATCATATTATTATTGATATTCTCAAAAGAATTTACAATTATTTGAAAGGCTTTTTGTAGAGTATCTTTTTCTAATGGATGATCTATTTTTTTTAGAATATTCTCATTTTCTACTAATTTAATGAGCTCTGAAGTATTACTTATAAGATAATAATAGGATAAATATTTTATGTTTATTAATTGGTCATTGTTTAATTTCAATATTCTCAGTTTTAGTTCTTCATCTGACAATTTTGATGCATCTAGTTCTTCATTAGGTTCACTTATTTTAACCATCTTAATACCCCTTCCATAGATTATTTATTTTTAGTATGATAAAATCAAAATATAGATTTATTATACCACATAACAGGAAAAGGGGATTCCATTATGAATGTTTACGACTATTTATTGGACTCAAAAAAAATTATTCCTACTGCTTTCAATAGTAAAAAAATTTGCTTTTTGGATATAGAAACAACTGGATTAAATAGACAGTATAGTAGCATATATTTGATAGGATTATTATACTTTAACGAAGATAAAAAAACTTGGTGTCTTAGGCAATATTTTGCAAACCACATTAAAGAAGAAGAAGAATTATTAAAAGGGTTTAATTTATTCATTAAAAAATTTAATTTAATAATCACCTATAACGGGGATAATTTTGATATTCCTTTCATCAATTATAGGATGAAAAAATATAACATTAATAACAATATTGCTAGACTTGAAAGTTTAGACTTATATAAAAAGATTAAAGAAGAAAGCTCTTTTTTGAATTTAAATAATTATAAATTAAAAAGTATTGAACAATTCTTGGGAATTCATAGGAAAGATGAATACTCAGGAAAAGATTGTATTAGTTTTTATTACCAATATATAAAAAATGGAAATAAAATACTAAAGGATAGAATCTTAA is part of the Tepidimicrobium xylanilyticum genome and encodes:
- a CDS encoding ribonuclease H-like domain-containing protein encodes the protein MNVYDYLLDSKKIIPTAFNSKKICFLDIETTGLNRQYSSIYLIGLLYFNEDKKTWCLRQYFANHIKEEEELLKGFNLFIKKFNLIITYNGDNFDIPFINYRMKKYNINNNIARLESLDLYKKIKEESSFLNLNNYKLKSIEQFLGIHRKDEYSGKDCISFYYQYIKNGNKILKDRILKHNFDDLYYLGDIIRIFDHLNNIKSFTISINSKDKKVCIKDIVINGDIIKVFCHISNADKNVNIIYYDNGFNLDWKSDSIVIDLEAREGLVTPTRKALFIDKKNFPSKINGLKDLSDYMVPNNIILIKVGNKYIIENIKNLIKELIFYVI